TTTATTCCCCTGGGTTAGCTTTGCTGTTACTTACAGCATGAAAGCCTGGGGGCTTTTGTTTGAGGGGGCGACGGAATAAAGTTTTTGGCAACAAAAAAGATGGATCCTTAGGACCCATCCTTGCTTTATTTTGAGGTTATGACACTAGGTTAGATTAGACTTCACTTCAGTAATTAACTAGCTGGCTTGGTGGGGTTGAATAACGCCATAGCCGCCATGGTTACGAATGTAGATGACGTTGATTTCATCTGTGTCCTTGTTACGGAACATATAAAAGTCATGGTCCACCAACTGTAGCTGTTCCAGAGCGTCTTCAATGGCCATGGGGGGCATAGCAAAATATTTCATCCGCAATACCTCCGAAGGTAGCTCGGGAGCCCGATCGCCGATGAGATTTTCTTCCACTGGCTTGTCTTCAACAATTTCGCTTGTTTTGACATTGCCATGTTGCTTATCTTGGATGCGTTCTTTATATTTCCGCAACTGACGGGCAATTTTGTCGGCAACTAGGTCGATGCTGGCGTAAAGATTTTCACTGCCTTCCTGGGCCCTGATCACTGTGCCATTGGCATAAACCGTTACTTCCGCCTTATGTTTGTTAGTAATGCGGGCGTTGCGGGCCACGGAAAGATGAACATCAACTTTGGTGGTCAGATTTTGAAAGTGTTTAACTGCTCTT
The genomic region above belongs to Synechocystis sp. PCC 6803 substr. PCC-P and contains:
- the hpf gene encoding ribosome hibernation-promoting factor, HPF/YfiA family yields the protein MKLLIQGNNITVTEAIHDYVEEKVERAVKHFQNLTTKVDVHLSVARNARITNKHKAEVTVYANGTVIRAQEGSENLYASIDLVADKIARQLRKYKERIQDKQHGNVKTSEIVEDKPVEENLIGDRAPELPSEVLRMKYFAMPPMAIEDALEQLQLVDHDFYMFRNKDTDEINVIYIRNHGGYGVIQPHQAS